A window of the Chiloscyllium plagiosum isolate BGI_BamShark_2017 chromosome 13, ASM401019v2, whole genome shotgun sequence genome harbors these coding sequences:
- the LOC122556279 gene encoding C-C motif chemokine 20-like gives MKQVLVVLMCLGIISFVALAAPSQIWKNCCRKYSQRIPQLKRIKEYALQENDGRCKIKAVIFKVNNHWICSDPENGQVKNLVEKLSQKERKG, from the exons ATGAAGCAAGTTCTTGTGGTGCTGATGTGCCTCGGTATCATTTCCTTTGTTGCATTAGCAG cacctagTCAAATATGGAAGAACTGCTGCCGGAAATACTCGCAAAGAATCCCTCAACTCAAGAGAATCAAGGAATATGCCTTGCAGGAAAACGATGGGCGCTGCAAAATTAAAGCTGTGAT ATTCAAAGTGAATAACCATTGGATTTGCTCAGATCCAGAGAATGGTCAAGTGAAGAATCTTGTGGAAAAGCTTTCTcaaaaggaaaggaagggatgA